A single window of Debaryomyces hansenii CBS767 chromosome F complete sequence DNA harbors:
- a CDS encoding DEHA2F09130p (weakly similar to uniprot|P09547 Saccharomyces cerevisiae YPL016W SWI1 Global transcription activator that acts in complex with Snf2p Snf5p Snf6p and Swi3p to assist gene-specific activators), producing MSDNFWFNDDAFSGSNQNDNSNASNNDDFLNNIFDQNAEQQQAQQNVRPAANQSSSNNTPSAPQDISPAAILGQQQSINPQMFMRQQQQQQQQQLQEQQRSQQLQQTRQSQQPQQFQQPQQSQQPQQSQQPQQTQQPGQNSQQALNQGRKEQLLRMRQQIMQQQMLHAQQKQQQFQQPQSLAGSANNNNSNLTTQAQGAMRLKNMELQETSSPKTFSRSQIPNVSQPAPSMSNIGQPQGRPQPQMTQPQSVSNSYSNSPVNNMVSPQVQSNMPQSQQQTPRFSNPQISQPSIPPQGQQGNKPPPAQIAQLQIELFLTTLNDFMNRRGSPISQPPVVNNKRVNLFFLYILSHKLGGPQALIKALQQPSQQPSPWSTICQKLGLYDGVNIQQDIASKTRIEKEVGNCYVQYLLPYEQYNSTPDGQKDIQQKRLHFQKQLLSRFQQQQQQQQQSQQQQQSQSHQGSPAPNIAQAPQPPHQVSPPQASNIASPVVNMHSNMMQSAQSPVISQAPTPQQQRKLSRVSSNQNSPNVQSPYMQQSISRSGSIVQQAQMNSQHQAQMQQQQQTQMQQQQQPQQAQMNSQQQAQMQQQQQQQQQQQQQQQQQQQQQQQQQQQQQQQQQQQQHQQHQQQAQMQQQQQAQMQQQQLQRQQQVPSARSSNVDILGQGSASEPPRITDQKSLQSVARPAATTSEHNVKSKPQEPNVVKNYVPIRKVIESHAGYDIKSLSTVAGEIEITKPVYLFAPELGSINIHALIMALKNYSYSNRGEVFSALNTLLVTTSDSNYAFKISDCPELLDSLATLGLTVLDQLIEDKVNRRKEEEYTEKFSSNNNIENVFNRYVNNKDTNDMVEEDITYVVDSLTGQLVEDEDSDMEIDEVFSPSEWNSTSCTSESNSPSVNRPDDETEFYISDYMSTLLNFRKENKYHFSKIQTKNAMDNQIMLVDQLITITMILRNISFSEANRTKMSKNEIFKNLIFKIVKAIATTSKSFVFHRKRLCLLKDCLLMLDNIAFTVELTSLEEAFLAFVLVSSFGPKLEDGFDIPKVNLDVYSYLPFGIDALTKLLVREPHNRSLMQAVLTGSLNISPSTYSSNTLNITPEDQSETKRLMLAFLDGDEEGLKSGKLLTKSFQLFLCLIPYESSTYEFSKFIFTRSSTVSQALFGAKLIIDMIPVEDSTSPLSNISVLWILHNKELILSNLSRMSMSLIVEASKLHPTTNEYKTLSLVLVRSFIMVNSLVNDAINTYELLSHDDKLKGAIKDLAKLSRVIPDPSSALDCLLSPAVDAGLSKEVIRLLALLRRLSKD from the coding sequence aTGTCTGACAATTTTTGGTTCAATGATGATGCCTTCCTGGGTAGTAATCAAAACGACAATAGCAATGCGTCGAATAATGATgacttcttgaataatatttttgacCAAAATGCAGAACAACAGCAAGCACAACAAAACGTACGACCAGCGGCTAATCAATCATCGTCAAATAACACACCTTCAGCTCCACAAGATATAAGTCCCGCAGCAATATTGGGGCAACAGCAGAGTATTAATCCACAGATGTTTATGAgacaacaacaacaacaacaacaacaacagctTCAAGAGCAACAACGTTCTCAGCAGCTTCAACAAACTCGACAATCCCAACAGCCTCAACAGTTCCAACAGCCACAACAACTGCAACAGCCACAACAACTGCAACAACCTCAACAGACACAACAACCCGGACAAAATAGCCAACAGGCTTTAAATCAGGGGAGAAAGGAACAATTATTGAGGATGAGACAACAAATTATGCAACAGCAAATGCTTCATGCCCAGcaaaaacaacaacaatttcaaCAGCCTCAGCTGTTAGCTGGATCcgcaaataataataacagtAACTTGACTACACAAGCACAAGGTGCTATGCGTCTTAAAAATATGGAATTACAAGAAACTTCTTCACCAAAAACGTTTTCAAGATCGCAAATCCCGAATGTTTCCCAGCCTGCACCATCCATGAGTAATATAGGTCAACCTCAAGGTCGCCCGCAGCCACAGATGACACAACCCCAGAGCGTATCAAATTCGTACTCCAATAGTCCTGTCAACAATATGGTCTCGCCCCAGGTTCAGAGTAACATGCCCCAAAGTCAGCAGCAGACACCTCGTTTTTCAAATCCACAGATTTCTCAACCTTCAATACCGCCCCAAGGTCAGCAAGGTAATAAACCTCCACCTGCTCAAATCGCTCAATTacaaattgaattgttTTTAACAACtttgaatgatttcatGAACCGTCGTGGATCACCAATATCACAACCACCAGTAGTTAATAACAAAAGAGttaatttgtttttctTGTACATATTATCTCATAAGCTTGGGGGACCTCAAGCGTTAATAAAAGCATTGCAGCAACCTTCTCAACAACCTTCACCGTGGTCAACTATTTGTCAGAAATTAGGCCTTTATGATGGAGTTAACATCCAACAAGACATTGCACTGAAAACTCGGATTGAGAAAGAAGTTGGAAATTGTTATGTTCAGTATTTATTACCATACGAGCAATATAACAGTACACCTGATGGCCAGAAGGATATTCAGCAAAAGAGgcttcattttcaaaaacaacTTCTCCTGAGgtttcaacaacaacaacaacaacaacaacaactgcagcaacagcaacaactGCAGCTGCATCAAGGATCACCAGCGCCAAATATTGCCCAAGCCCCCCAACCACCTCATCAAGTATCGCCACCACAAGCAAGTAATATTGCGTCTCCAGTTGTTAACATGCACCTGAATATGATGCAACTGGCCCAAAGTCCCGTAATTAGCCAAGCACCTACACCCCAACAACAGAGAAAACTTTCTCGTGTTAGTAGTAATCAAAATTCTCCAAACGTACAATCTCCATATATGCAACAGCTGATCTCTCGTTCAGGTAGTATAGTACAACAGGCTCAGATGAATTCGCAACATCAAGCCCAaatgcaacaacaacaacaaactcaaatgcaacaacaacaacaaccaCAACAAGCTCAGATGAATTCGCAACAACAAGCTCAAatgcaacaacagcaacaacagcaacaacagcaacaacagcaacaacagcaacaacagcaacaacagcaacaacagcaacaacagcaacaacagcaacaacaacagcaacaacatcaacaacatcaacaacaagCTCAGatgcaacaacaacaacaagcTCAGatgcaacaacaacaattgCAGAGACAGCAACAAGTACCATCTGCTAGAAGTTCGAACGTCGATATTTTGGGCCAAGGTTCAGCATCTGAGCCTCCAAGAATTACAGATCAAAAGAGCCTACAATCTGTTGCTCGACCAGCGGCTACTACTTCTGAGCATAATGTCAAAAGTAAACCCCAAGAACCTAATGTTGTAAAGAATTATGTTCCAATTCGTAAGGTAATTGAGTCACATGCGGGATATGATATCAAGTCATTATCAACAGTTGCAGGTGAAATCGAAATAACCAAGCCagtatatttatttgctCCAGAATTGGGCTCTATAAACATACATGCACTTATTATGGCTTTAAAGAATTACAGCTACTCCAATAGAGGAGAAGTATTTAGTGCCTTGAACACTTTACTAGTTACAACTTCAGATTCCAATTATGCTTTTAAAATATCTGACTGTCCCGAATTATTGGACTCGTTGGCAACATTGGGATTAACTGTATTAGATCAACTTATAGAGGACAAGGTTAATAGAAGGAAGGAAGAGGAATAcactgaaaaattttcttcgaataataatatagaaaatGTCTTCAACAGATACGTAAATAACAAGGACACCAACGATAtggttgaagaagatattacATACGTAGTTGATTCTTTGACCGGTCAGCTCGTTGAAGATGAGGATTCCGATATGGAAATTGATGAGGTTTTTTCGCCAAGCGAATGGAATTCTACGTCTTGTACTTCTGAATCAAATAGTCCTAGTGTTAATCGTCCTGATGATGAAACCGAATTTTACATTTCTGATTATATGTCTACTTTGCTCAATTTCAGAAAGGAAAACAAATATCACTTCAGCAAAATACAAACAAAAAATGCCATGGACAATCAAATCATGCTAGTTGATCAATTAATCACCATAACCATGATATTGCGAAATATTTCGTTTTCTGAGGCAAATAGAACCAAGATGtctaaaaatgaaatattcaaaaatttaatttttaaaattgttAAAGCTATTGCAACTACATCAAAAAGCTTTGTATTCCATAGAAAAAGACTATGCTTGTTAAAGGATTGTCTTCTCATGTTAGATAATATTGCTTTTACTGTGGAGTTAACTTCCTTAGAAGAAGCTTTCTTAGCATTTGTATTGGTTAGCTCCTTTGGACCAAAATTGGAGGACGGCTTTGACATTCCAAAGGTCAATTTGGATGTTTACTCATATTTACCGTTTGGTATCGACGCATTAACAAAATTGTTGGTTAGGGAACCTCATAATAGATCTTTAATGCAAGCTGTGTTAACTGGTagtttgaatatttctCCCTCAACTTACTCAAGTAACACTCTTAATATTACACCAGAGGATCAATCGGAAACGAAAAGATTAATGTTGGCATTTTTGGATGGTGACGAGGAAGGCCTCAAATCGggaaaattattaactaAATCATTCCAATTGTTTTTATGTTTAATTCCCTATGAATCAAGCACTTATGAGTTTTCAAAGTTCATTTTCACGCGATCTTCTACTGTATCTCAAGCTTTATTTGGGGCAAAGCTCATTATAGATATGATTCCAGTTGAAGACAGCACATCCCCTTTGAGTAACATATCGGTATTGTGGATCCTTCATAATAAAGAACTTATACTCTCCAATTTATCGAGGATGTCAATGTCTTTAATTGTGGAAGCTTCTAAATTGCACCCTACTACtaatgaatataaaacACTATCTTTAGTATTAGTGAGGTCTTTCATTATGGTTAACTCATTAGTAAATGATGCCATCAATACATACGAGCTTTTAAGCCATGACGATAAACTTAAGGGAGCGATAAAAGATCTTGCAAAGCTCTCTAGAGTTATTCCAGATCCAAGCTCGGCATTAGACTGTTTATTGTCCCCGGCAGTTGATGCCGGTTTAAGTAAAGAAGTAATACGTCTTCTTGCTTTATTAAGAAGATTATCAAAGGACTGA
- a CDS encoding DEHA2F09152p (similar to uniprot|P50108 Saccharomyces cerevisiae YDR245W MNN10 Subunit of a Golgi mannosyltransferase complex also containing Anp1p Mnn9p Mnn11p and Hoc1p that mediates elongation of the polysaccharide mannan backbone) produces the protein MSSNQRHTSPKGSVDEDYLEKLESNIHDNNHDNYHKSFKPNKHKSLYSRTESLFRSTLKVIQEVCVRHKKIVIVLITLICLSLFTSTPFIPHLRSKDPKVVIILAANEGGGVLKWKGPQEWSVERSSIANKKHYAKVHGYGLTIKDMTLKKRYSHEWRESWEKVDIMKQVMRQYPETEWFWWLDLHTYIMEPETSLEQHFLDNLENATYRSLEAFNPLNLPVDLPYVDYNSPIDMVITQDCGGFNLGSFMLRRSAWSEMLLDFWWDPAMYEQMHMAWEHNEQDALETLYTTQSWIRERIGFLPLRKINAFPPGACSEFSNDPRYFYKERDFVINMAGCEWGRDCWGEMEHYKALSKRLHKRWWKFW, from the coding sequence ATGAGTTCAAATCAAAGGCATACTCTGCCTAAAGGTAGTGTTGACGAGGACTATCTAGAAAAGTTAGAAAGTAATATTCACGACAATAATCATGATAATTATCATAAGTCGTTTAAACCCAATAAACACAAATCATTATACTCGAGAACTGAATCGCTATTTAGGTCTACATTGAAAGTAATACAAGAAGTTTGTGTCAGGCATAAGAAGATTGTAATCGTATTGATTACCTTGATTTGTTTGTCGCTTTTTACGTCTACTCCATTTATTCCCCATTTAAGGTCAAAAGACCCAAAAGTCGTAATAATATTGGCAGCAAACGAAGGTGGAGGTGTTTTGAAATGGAAGGGGCCGCAAGAGTGGTCTGTGGAAAGATCCTCAATTGCCAACAAAAAGCATTATGCGAAAGTTCATGGTTATGGTTTAACTATCAAGGATATGACACTTAAAAAGAGGTATTCTCATGAATGGAGAGAATCATGGGAAAAGGTGGATATAATGAAACAAGTGATGAGACAGTACCCTGAAACTGAGTGGTTCTGGTGGCTAGACTTGCATACTTATATTATGGAACCAGAAACATCGTTAGAACAGCATTTCTTGGATAACTTGGAAAATGCAACTTACAGATCTTTGGAAGCATTCAATCCCCTCAACCTTCCGGTTGATTTGCCTTACGTGGACTATAACAGCCCTATTGATATGGTTATCACGCAAGACTGTGGTGGATTTAATTTAGGCTCATTTATGTTAAGAAGATCTGCTTGGTCCGAGATGCTATTAGACTTTTGGTGGGATCCTGCCATGTATGAGCAAATGCACATGGCTTGGGAACATAACGAGCAAGATGCGTTAGAGACGTTATATACGACCCAATCTTGGATAAGAGAAAGAATCGGATTTCTTCCTTTGAGAAAAATTAATGCCTTCCCACCAGGAGCATGTTCTGAATTCTCCAATGACCCTAGATATTTCTACAAAGAGCGTGATTTCGTTATTAATATGGCTGGTTGTGAATGGGGAAGAGACTGTTGGGGTGAAATGGAACATTATAAAGCATTATCTAAGAGACTCCATAAGAGATGGTGGAAATTTTGGTAG
- a CDS encoding DEHA2F09174p (similar to uniprot|Q05568 Saccharomyces cerevisiae YDR265W PEX10 RING finger peroxisomal membrane peroxin): MSKVNDNALPFADASTIVRAHQKDTYFESSYRSQVQDVLHLFKGQRFINTHPEEITVAAKSLYLMLTTLIGARTLGEEYVDLIYVNRSGKRFPQLLSKLGFILSYALLPYLFTRLVRKYKPKDGDESSKPKDGTKDWLVQFFSSYPKVLDTLMNLHIAIFYFKGEFYSLSKRIFGLRYAFGHNKDPKKLRLARGDYSLLGGIILLQFFVKSLIKFKSYIDDKNKVNQPENEENEKNVNAIFKISQLENFRDKVTTNNKLYKQINVDLSNPDHLPYLPENSRACMLCLSPMTNPSAASCGHLFCWECIVDWVRDHPECPLCRQQCLEQNLLPLK; the protein is encoded by the exons ATGTCCAAGGTAAATGATAATGCATTGCCGTTTGCTGATGCTTCAACTATAG TACGGGCACATCAAAAAGATAcatattttgaatcttcATATCGTTCACAAGTGCAAGAtgttcttcatttatttaAGGGTCAGCGGTTTATTAATACTCATCCCGAGGAAATTACAGTAGCAGCGAAGTCTTTATATCTAATGCTCACAACATTGATCGGTGCAAGAACTTTGGGAGAAGAGTATGTTGATCTAATTTACGTCAATAGATCAGGTAAGAGGTTCCCTCAATTACTCCTGAAGCTAGGGTTCATTTTGTCATATGCATTGTTACCGTACTTATTCACCAGACTAGTGAGAAAGTATAAACCCAAAGATGGAGATGAATCTAGTAAACCAAAGGATGGTACAAAGGACTGGTTAGTTCAGTTCTTCTCATCGTATCCGAAAGTATTGGACACACTTATGAATTTGCATATCGctattttttatttcaaaggagaattttattcattatcaaaacgTATCTTTGGATTACGGTATGCATTTGGACATAATAAAGATccaaaaaaattaagacTCGCTAGGGGTGATTACTCGTTATTGGGTGGTATTATTTTGTTACAGTTTTTTGTGAAGTCGTTGATCAAATTTAAAAGCTACATTGATGACAAAAATAAAGTAAATCAACCTGAAAATGAGGAAAACGAAAAGAATGTCAATgcaatatttaaaatatcccaattggaaaattttaGAGACAAGGTGACTACTAACAATAAACTCTATAAGCAAATCAATGTGGATTTATCGAATCCGGATCATTTGCCGTATTTACCTGAAAACTCAAGGGCGTGCATGTTATGTTTATCGCCAATGACAAACCCATCTGCAGCGTCGTGTGGTCATTTATTCTGTTGGGAATGCATTGTAGATTGGGTAAGAGACCACCCTGAATGTCCTTTGTGTAGACAACAATGTCTCGAACAAAATTTGCTTCCGTtaaaatga
- a CDS encoding DEHA2F09196p (similar to uniprot|Q04049 Saccharomyces cerevisiae YDR419W RAD30 DNA polymerase eta involved in the predominantly error-free bypass replication of DNA lesions catalyzes the efficient and accurate synthesis of DNA opposite cyclobutane pyrimidine dimers): MSVKRDEFENKSLTTFPNHASTFTYKDLKLLENPIVAYQSPLAVVAHVDLNAFFAQVEQVRLNLTADDPVVCAQWQSLIAVSYAARKFGIGRMDTIQSARQKCPNIIIAHAAVFKKGDSYWSYIRGLPDRSVHKVSLDPYRRESRKIMNIFREYCDLVEKASVDECFLDFGRMIYYTLLQLFPDLGDEVENINSNLPSIPSTLPDSLYWVGEIIKSEDEVPRNSDNDQDLKANDPRIRDWDDVCMLIGSQLLYEVRQQVFEELGYTTSGGLGKNKIIAKIAGGFLKPDNQTIIRTCSMNNFLKNFQLIDFNGMGGKTGDVIMQRLEVPPDVNSISFIRNNFSLEDIQKEFANDPPLAQKTYQMVRGNYRQELSLRTEIKSMMSRKNFLSKNPVNNIHDAYDWIKVFAGDLYGRLIELDDESLNLSMSQESRRGKGYIRRPKTISIQISSTSYVKHSKQMQLTIVRSLEKLKENMEVTGLRLLMDILDNSTNVHKLNNGISLKELDKKIDKDYSKINIIPLANMSLVISNFVKNTDSSLIDSYTDNKSDISTQENIRRMFDEVNQETRIKREKLEDVTPKPEASKSKSRSISKEEVEYVNKLFTDFNSEQTLASNTRNPSKSTRGPRDLKTNNSQEDKKYIRSLFDKFESDSNVMNVPSKSQPERKEEKKYNILKDLKAKSSSHSVKSSKAVANDQTFFDDLVSNNYCSHCNLEVKDVFEHRDFHVALELSSKINGREITPETTNKRSGSPYSEREPKSSKVDKGQSKLPF; this comes from the coding sequence ATGTCTGTTAAAAgagatgaatttgaaaataaatcattgacAACTTTCCCGAACCATGCATCCACTTTTACTTATAAAGACCTAAAACTTTTGGAGAATCCAATTGTAGCATATCAACTGCCTTTAGCAGTTGTGGCTCATGTTGATTTGAATGCTTTTTTTGCTCAAGTAGAGCAAGTGAGATTAAACCTAACTGCAGACGATCCTGTTGTTTGTGCTCAATGGCAGTCTTTGATTGCGGTATCGTATGCTGCCagaaaatttggaattggtAGAATGGATACAATTCAATCTGCGAGACAGAAATGCCCAAATATCATAATAGCCCATGCAGCAGTCTTTAAAAAAGGTGATTCTTACTGGTCCTATATTAGAGGATTACCTGACCGGTCTGTTCATAAGGTACTGTTGGATCCATATAGAAGGGAAAGtagaaaaattatgaatATCTTCAGGGAATACTGTGATTTAGTTGAAAAGGCAAGTGTCGATGAATGCTTTTTAGATTTTGGAAGAATGATTTACTATACCTTACTTCAATTATTTCCAGATCTAGGTGATGAAgtagaaaatattaatagtaATTTACCAAGTATTCCTTCAACATTGCCTGATTCTTTATATTGGGTAGGggaaattatcaaatcagaagatgaagtaCCAAGAAACAGCGATAATGATCAAGATCTCAAGGCTAATGATCCAAGAATTAGAGATTGGGATGATGTATGCATGTTAATCGGATCACAATTACTATACGAAGTTCGTCAACAGGTTTTCGAGGAATTGGGTTACACCACTTCGGGCGGTCTAGGTAAGAATAAGATTATAGCTAAAATAGCAGGGGGTTTTTTAAAGCCAGACAATCAAACAATTATTAGAACCTGTCtgatgaataattttttaaagAACTTCCagttaattgattttaacGGAATGGGGGGTAAAACAGGTGATGTGATAATGCAACGTCTTGAAGTACCTCCTGATGTCAATtccatttcatttattcgtaataatttttctttggaggatattcaaaaagaatttgcGAATGATCCTCCTTTAGCTCAGAAAACATATCAAATGGTTAGAGGGAACTATCGCCaagaattatcattaaGAACTGAAATTAAATCGATGATGTCAAGAAAGAACTTTTTATCTAAAAATCCtgttaataatatacatgATGCTTATGATTGGATCAAGGTTTTCGCAGGTGACTTATATGGCCGGTTGATTGAGTTGGACGATGAAAGTTTAAACCTCCTGATGCTGCAAGAGTCCCGTCGAGGCAAGGGCTATATAAGAAGACCTAAAACCATAAGTATCCAGATTTCCTCTACTTCTTATGTGAAACATTCTAAACAAATGCAATTAACGATAGTACGATCattggaaaaattaaaagaaaatatggAAGTTACGGGACTCAGATTACTTATGGATATACTTGATAATTCTACAAATGTccataaattaaataatggAATAAGTTTGAAGGAATTAGATAAGAAGATAGATAAGGATTACTCAAAGATTAATATAATACCCCTTGCTAATATGTCTTTAGTGATCTCAAATTTTGTCAAAAATACGGATTCAAGTCTAATCGATTCGTACACAGATAATAAGTCGGATATTTCTACTCAAGAGAATATAAGAAGGATGTTTGACGAGGTAAATCAGGAAACCAGAATCAAAAGAGAAAAACTAGAAGATGTTACTCCCAAGCCGGAAGCTTCTAAAAGTAAATCCAGATCGATTTCCAAAGAGGAAGTGGAATACGTTAATAAACTATTCACGGATTTCAATTCAGAACAAACATTAGCATCAAATACGAGGAATCCCTCAAAGAGTACCCGGGGGCCAAGAGATTTGAAGACTAATAATAGTCAAGAAGACAAGAAATATATCAGGTCGTTGTTTGATAAGTTCGAGAGTGACTCAAATGTCATGAATGTTCCATCGAAGTCACAACCAGAACGGAAAGAGGAAAAGAAGTATAATATTCTAAAGGACTTGAAAGCGAAGTCCTCCAGTCATTCGGTTAAATCAAGTAAGGCAGTGGCCAATGACCAAACATTCTTTGATGATTTGGTTAGTAACAATTACTGTTCTCATTGCAATCTTGAAGTTAAGGATGTTTTTGAGCATCGGGATTTTCATGTTGCACTTGAACTCTCACTGAAGATCAATGGTCGTGAGATCACTCCTGAAACTACAAATAAACGATCAGGTTCACCATATTCAGAGAGAGAACCCAAAAGTAGCAAAGTAGATAAAGGACAGTCTAAGCTACCTTTTTAA
- a CDS encoding DEHA2F09240p (weakly similar to uniprot|P53109 Saccharomyces cerevisiae YGL160W Hypothetical ORF): protein MNELESFSPRHEGHHHAANIKYGYIVLGFSVVHIIGILICKSVFKLRWTTSTKGIDFVKSPLFISIIAWTLILIGLGVFHVQLPENYVTSIKRFGRMSYALLPFDIFLVLRPNSIGLRYLELMDLHKWMSRVIIAGAIIHGVGYFIKWILEGSLFTKSVRLWNFLGIVVFMLNLILIIISLRYFRRRIYQYFYVVHNITVWLFVGLICLHARPGVGKYAIACASLLGLQIFERYAKSHSISDLKVISYEGSNLIVVRIQRDSKIADWPSGSHIRLTYPLTNYRSWIFPTHPYTIASLESDEMLDLIISKSNRFILHPQMPYSWTGPFTSFSKELLQTIDNVDIICGGSGISFALPVFRNLKQKASHVKLIWCVRSNNDLHVLRTLNFNEEIIIHITGNLQDSTSNTIFDEEDYGLLDYDNNENFELESLPSSETPSRTVNDDSLSQDTRPKKESKFIIVQGRPDFGNTFESLVQVNSSNKWIIACGPRSLVNSAQEWASENKVNFVSEIYEM, encoded by the coding sequence ATGAATGAACTCGAATCATTTTCGCCACGGCATGAAGGGCATCATCACGCAGctaatataaaatatggCTACATAGTCTTGGGGTTTTCGGTGGTTCATATAATTGGCATTTTAATATGTAAGAGTGTCTTCAAACTTCGCTGGACTACCTCCACGAAAGGAATAGACTTTGTCAAATCACCACTTTTTATTTCGATTATTGCATGgactttgattttgatagGACTTGGAGTTTTTCACGTACAATTGCCAGAGAACTATGTTACTAGTATTAAGCGGTTTGGTAGAATGTCGTATGCGCTTTTGCCCTTCGATATATTTCTCGTATTAAGACCTAACAGTATTGGTCTCAgatatttggaattgatgGATTTACATAAATGGATGTCTCGGGTGATAATTGCTGGGGCCATTATTCATGGAGTGGGCTATTTTATCAAGTGGATATTGGAAGGAAGCCTCTTCACCAAACTGGTTAGATTGTGGAATTTCTTGGGGATAGTGGTATTCATgctaaatttaattttgataattatcTCGCTAAGGTATTTCCGAAGGAGGATATACCAGTATTTCTATGTCGTGCACAATATAACGGTTTGGTTGTTTGTGGGATTGATTTGTTTGCATGCCAGGCCAGGTGTTGGAAAATATGCCATCGCATGTGCTAGCTTATTGGgtcttcaaatatttgaaagatatGCGAAATCacattcaatttcagatttAAAAGTGATTTCATACGAAGGCTCCAACTTGATAGTAGTAAGGATACAACGAGATCTGAAGATTGCTGATTGGCCGAGTGGATCACACATCCGTTTAACCTATCCTCTAACCAATTATAGATCCTGGATATTTCCTACTCATCCTTATACAATTGCATCACTAGAGTCGGATGAAATGTTAGATCTAATCATTAGCAAATCGAATCGTTTTATATTGCACCCGCAAATGCCTTACTCGTGGACTGGGCCTTTTACTTCCTTTTCAAAGGAGCTCTTACAAACTATCGATAACGTCGATATTATTTGTGGGGGCTCTGGTATCTCATTTGCATTGCCAGTTTTCCGAAACCTAAAGCAAAAGGCATCTCAtgtgaaattgatttggtGCGTTAGAAGTAACAATGATTTACATGTCTTGAGAACTTTAAactttaatgaagaaataatcaTACATATTACTGGTAACCTTCAGGATTCTACTTCAAATACAATATTTGACGAGGAAGATTATGGGTTATTGgattatgataataatgaaaattttgaacttGAGTCATTACCATCCTCTGAGACTCCATCCAGAACGGTTAATGATGACTCTTTGTCGCAGGACACAAGGCCCAAAAAGGAATCGAAATTTATCATAGTACAAGGAAGGCCAGATTTTGGAAACACCTTCGAATCTTTGGTCCAGGTAAACAGCTCTAATAAATGGATAATTGCTTGTGGTCCGAGAAGTCTTGTAAATAGTGCCCAAGAGTGGGCAAGTGAAAATAAGGTTAATTTTGTCTCTGAGATATATGAGATGTGA